A stretch of the Bacillus licheniformis DSM 13 = ATCC 14580 genome encodes the following:
- a CDS encoding distal tail protein Dit encodes MIDYKKILTTAIDDAFGQTIQEVDYWIKFNGYTLTDHFFVINDRGRGIVGRELNLVSLPGVDGAKLKGVRYTERTIEIDTLFIAANDAELRKILEEINYILATDKEEALIFSDEPDRTYYAVFSTAQESEGQNGVYKVTLTFVCPNPEKEAAETVVTTETNSPTVVKNDGKRAVTPTITCVFESDASTYEIQLLKEDETIEKRIKVNFNFIKGDTLVIDFEKRKVIINGKVNMNALLMLSRWFNIPVGEITVNTTHKSSISFNKAYM; translated from the coding sequence ATGATCGATTACAAAAAGATACTGACAACGGCAATAGATGACGCATTCGGCCAAACGATTCAAGAAGTAGACTATTGGATCAAATTCAACGGTTACACCCTGACGGATCACTTTTTCGTGATCAACGACAGGGGGCGCGGCATTGTTGGCAGGGAACTGAATTTAGTTTCCTTGCCGGGTGTCGATGGCGCTAAATTAAAGGGCGTAAGATACACGGAACGCACTATCGAGATTGACACCTTATTTATAGCGGCCAACGATGCGGAATTACGAAAGATATTAGAAGAAATAAATTATATCCTTGCGACAGACAAGGAAGAAGCGTTGATCTTTTCAGATGAGCCAGACCGAACATATTACGCCGTATTCAGTACAGCGCAAGAGAGTGAAGGGCAAAACGGCGTCTATAAAGTGACACTGACATTTGTATGCCCGAACCCCGAAAAGGAAGCGGCTGAAACGGTTGTCACAACTGAAACAAATAGCCCTACAGTGGTAAAAAACGATGGGAAAAGGGCGGTTACACCGACTATTACATGCGTTTTCGAGTCGGACGCATCTACCTATGAAATTCAGTTGTTGAAAGAAGACGAAACAATCGAAAAGCGGATAAAAGTAAATTTCAACTTCATTAAAGGGGACACCCTTGTAATTGATTTTGAAAAGAGAAAAGTGATCATCAACGGCAAAGTAAACATGAATGCGCTGCTTATGCTCTCAAGATGGTTTAATATCCCGGTCGGAGAAATCACCGTGAACACAACACACAAAAGCAGTATTTCATTTAACAAGGCGTATATGTAA